The Wansuia hejianensis genomic interval CGGATCGGAAAAGTTCAGGAAGGCTGGTTTGACACGAAATGGCGCTACGTGGATCAGGTCGGAGGCGCAATGATTGAGCCAGGCACTGAAAAAATACACAGCATCCAGGACTGGGAAAAACTGACCTGGCCGGATCTCAGTCAATTAGACTGGGAAGGGAACGCGCAGGCCAATCAACGGTATCTTTCTTCGGAGCTTCCGATTGAGTTTTGCATACCGACTACCTATTGGGAAAGAGTCATGTCCATCTTAGATGTTTCAAATGCCGCCGTGATGATGATTGAAGATGATGACCGGGAAGCCTGCAATGCATTTTTTACAAAGCTGACAGATCTGTATGTAGATATGATGCACCGGGTGAAAAAATTTTATGACCCGGATATCATTTTGATGCACGATGACTGGGGGCACCAGAGAGGCCCGTTTTTTTCCAGAGACACCTTTGACGAACGGCTGCTTCCACATTTTAAAAGAATTGTAAGAACGATTCATGATCTGGGGATGCGCTTTGAACTTCACTGCTGTGGTATGGCGGAAGCCTTTGTGCCGGAAATGATTGAAATCGGCATCGATCTCTGGATTCCTCAGAATATGAATCATGTGCCCGAGCTTGTGAGTAAATACAGAAACCAGGGCCTTTTATTCGGCGTGTACGTCCCTGTCGTTGCTCCCGGGATGCCGGACGAAGAAGAATTATCACAAAAAATAGCAAAGGAATTCTACGAAACCTATGGCGATGGACCTGTGGCCTATATCAATTACGGCTTCAGCGATGTTTTATACAAATACATGTATGAATATGGCAGAAAAGCATATTCAATGAAAATCTAACTGTAAATGAGAGGAGTAGTGAGTAGTATGGCAGAAAAAGCTAAAAATAATTATATGAAATTCAGTATCATTCTCGCTGTTGTATGTATTGCGCTGATGTACAATGCTAATACGTCTTCTTTTACTACGCTGGTTTCTTCCGTAGCCGGGGAAATGATGCAGGTCGACATGCTTCCGACACAGATTGGCTGGTTAATTTCTATAACCAGTCTTCTCATGATACCGGGCGTGCTGCTCAGCGGCCTGCTCACCAGAGTCATGAGCATGCGCAATATCATGATACTCGGATGGGCAATTTTCGGTCTGTCGGGCGCTGGTATTTATTTTATGCATACCACAATGGGCATTTTGGTCATGCGGGCCGTCATGGGGTTTGCCATCGGCCTGTCCCAGCCTTCTTCCAAAGCAATTCCGTCCCGTCTGTATGAGGGAAACGACCGCAACAATGTGATGGGTTATATTTCTATGGGAGGCGGAATTATTTCCGTGATTATATCTATTCTGTTTGGCCAGGTCGGCCTGATTAACTGGAGATATACCATGTTCTTCTATCTTGCATTTTCTGTTATATTTATAGTGCTGGCGCTTTTGTTTATTCCCAATCTCCCGCCGGAGGCCCCTGCCCGATCACAGACAGCGGGAAAAAAACGCCCCCTCGGAATCGCCACCTGGGCGATGGTTTTCTGCGGGTTCTACTGTTTCCTGATCGGAGCAGTTATACAGATTAAAACGAGTACATTCGTACAGGAGCTGGGACTGGGCGGTTCGGATGTTGCAGGCTACGTGAGCGCCGCCAATACCGTCGGCATTATCATATGCGGCATGTTCTTCGGGAGGCTTCAGCAGCTTCTTGGCAGATGGCTGTATCCCCTGGCTCTGGCAATCAGTACCGGCGCTTATTTCGTCTTCGCCAACGGAAACAATGTTGTGGTGCTCTGTCTATCCGGTGCGGTCATCTGCGGTTTTTCCATTGGAATTGTAATGGCATATAATATCGCAAGGGTAACCTTCACGGCTCCACGTGAAAGAATAACGACGGCGATTACGATCGTAACGCTGGCTACATATATCGGGCAAGTCTGCACGACCCCGCTGTTGAATCTGGTAGCTTCCATCTGGGATGGCAGCAGCCGTACCGCGCTGCTGTTTGTGGGTGCAGCCTTTGGCTTGTTAACAGTGATCTCTGTTGTCTGGATTCTTCTTACCAGGAACAAAAAGCTTTCTGCAGATTAAGATTGCCCTGGCCTTCTGCTGCTGTGAATACCTGGCTAAAACATGAATGGGGAAAAGCTTATGAAAGAAGAAAAAGGAATTCGTTTATCATCGCTGATCATGATCGCCATCGGAATGGTGATTGGCTCAGGCGTAGTATCGCTGATTGGTCCTGCCATCGCCATGACGGGGCGTTCTGCAGGCATTGCCTATGCGGGCGCTGTCATTTTAGGATTGATTCTAATCCTTCCGGGTATCTTTATCGCAAGCACGATCCGCGTCAAAGGCGGCGAATACCGGATGGTACAGGCTCTGATGGGGACGAAATTATCTGGTATTTTTGTATGGAATTTTATTGTGACACAGGTGGCACTGTCCATGACCAGTTTAGCGATGGGAAATTATGTGAATGCCATTTTTCCGCAGATACCCGTCAACGCAGCGGCGTTTGCCACGGTCTCATTGTTCTTTGTCATCAATTTGTTTGGCCTCAAGGCAATGAGCAGGATCCAGAATATTCTGGTTATCCTTCTGCTGAGTGCATTGATTGTATTCATAGTGTTCGGCTTGCCAAACCTCAGACCGGGTTCTTTTACATTAAGCTCCGATCTGTATTTTACGGGAGGTGTCAGCGGCTTTATCTCTGCAGTTGTTTTGCTTTCCTCTTCTACCACATCACATCAGCTGATGTTTGGCCTGGGCGGCGCCGCGAGTAACGCAAGAAAGACACTTCCAAAGGCTCTGGTTATCACAAGCTGCATTATATTCTTTATCTTTGGCCTTGTGGGCTTTGTGGCTTCCAATGTCCTGCCCGCTTCAGAAGTGGCCGGTAAAACATTAGTTGTGGCGGCAAGAGCAATTTTGCCCGGACCGGTTTATCTCTTTTTCATGATCTGCGGTCCCATGCTGGCGATCTGCAGCACCTTCAACGGAATTTTCCCGTCAGTTGCATGGACGATGCACGCGGCCGCAGAGGATGGGTGGTTTCCGGAGTTTACGAAAAAGCTGAACCGTTTTGGCGCTCCTTATTGGTTCCTGCTCCTCCTGTATCTTGTGGCTTCCATACCTGTTTTATTAGGTTTTACCATCGTAAATGCTACCAATTTAATGCTGTTTGTAATCTATGTCAATAAGATTTTGATTTTAGCCGGGGCATTCCGGCTGCCTGCCAAGTATCCGAATTTATGGAAGCAGTCCAGCATGCATATTCCAAATCTGCTGTATTATATTATAATTGCGATTTGCTCTGCCATGCAGGTGGCAACAGTTATCATCAGCGGCCTGGACATGGGAATGCCAACACTGATTACGGCGCTTGTTACCATGGGGATTTTTTCCTGCTGTGCGCTGGCACGCTCGAAGCATGTGCACCTGAATTACACGGAAGATGACCTGAGATAACAGCT includes:
- a CDS encoding uroporphyrinogen decarboxylase family protein, which encodes MGIAFDKQELNVLGHYESIRPGKDGVPKLDSPVTVKENTMLALNGKRPFWYPMVGMAGGDYKPFRPRMFPDLFVAHDAMDGEAPMEWDRIGKVQEGWFDTKWRYVDQVGGAMIEPGTEKIHSIQDWEKLTWPDLSQLDWEGNAQANQRYLSSELPIEFCIPTTYWERVMSILDVSNAAVMMIEDDDREACNAFFTKLTDLYVDMMHRVKKFYDPDIILMHDDWGHQRGPFFSRDTFDERLLPHFKRIVRTIHDLGMRFELHCCGMAEAFVPEMIEIGIDLWIPQNMNHVPELVSKYRNQGLLFGVYVPVVAPGMPDEEELSQKIAKEFYETYGDGPVAYINYGFSDVLYKYMYEYGRKAYSMKI
- a CDS encoding APC family permease; this encodes MKEEKGIRLSSLIMIAIGMVIGSGVVSLIGPAIAMTGRSAGIAYAGAVILGLILILPGIFIASTIRVKGGEYRMVQALMGTKLSGIFVWNFIVTQVALSMTSLAMGNYVNAIFPQIPVNAAAFATVSLFFVINLFGLKAMSRIQNILVILLLSALIVFIVFGLPNLRPGSFTLSSDLYFTGGVSGFISAVVLLSSSTTSHQLMFGLGGAASNARKTLPKALVITSCIIFFIFGLVGFVASNVLPASEVAGKTLVVAARAILPGPVYLFFMICGPMLAICSTFNGIFPSVAWTMHAAAEDGWFPEFTKKLNRFGAPYWFLLLLYLVASIPVLLGFTIVNATNLMLFVIYVNKILILAGAFRLPAKYPNLWKQSSMHIPNLLYYIIIAICSAMQVATVIISGLDMGMPTLITALVTMGIFSCCALARSKHVHLNYTEDDLR
- a CDS encoding MFS transporter, which encodes MAEKAKNNYMKFSIILAVVCIALMYNANTSSFTTLVSSVAGEMMQVDMLPTQIGWLISITSLLMIPGVLLSGLLTRVMSMRNIMILGWAIFGLSGAGIYFMHTTMGILVMRAVMGFAIGLSQPSSKAIPSRLYEGNDRNNVMGYISMGGGIISVIISILFGQVGLINWRYTMFFYLAFSVIFIVLALLFIPNLPPEAPARSQTAGKKRPLGIATWAMVFCGFYCFLIGAVIQIKTSTFVQELGLGGSDVAGYVSAANTVGIIICGMFFGRLQQLLGRWLYPLALAISTGAYFVFANGNNVVVLCLSGAVICGFSIGIVMAYNIARVTFTAPRERITTAITIVTLATYIGQVCTTPLLNLVASIWDGSSRTALLFVGAAFGLLTVISVVWILLTRNKKLSAD